From Spea bombifrons isolate aSpeBom1 chromosome 6, aSpeBom1.2.pri, whole genome shotgun sequence, a single genomic window includes:
- the IP6K2 gene encoding inositol hexakisphosphate kinase 2, with protein MSPAFGAMEVEHYAKGVLLEPFLHQVGGHSCVLRFNDKTICKPLIQREHLFYETLPTEIRKFTPQYKGVVSVSFEEDEDGNLCLIAYPLNGDQDNLENVDYSDCVETKNKYLRWTNKKALMLENDNITKERVRQHRKEEKMKSHKLDEEFEWLKKSEVLYYSVEKKGNVGSQFKHNPWSMKCHQQQLQRMKENAKHRNQYKFILLENLTCRYQVPCVLDLKMGTRQHGDDATEEKKANQIRKCQQSTSAIIGVRVCGMQVYQTGTGQLMFMNKYHGRKLSVQGFKEALYQFFHNGRNLRRELFEPVIKKLTELKIVLEKQESYRFYSSSLLIIYDGKEVPEVPMDSDPEDLDDLSEESSDESAGAYAYKPSPNKTTASTVDVRMIDFAHTTCKFYGEDSIVHEGQDTGYIFGLQNLIAIIKEIRDERSE; from the exons ATGAGCCCAGCCTTTGGAGCCATGGAAGTGGAGCATTATGCAAAGGGAGTTTTACTCGAACCTTTTTTACACCAGGTTGGAGGACACTCCTGTGTCCTTCGCTTTAATGACAAGACCATCTGTAAGCCGCTCATTCAAAGGGAGCATCTGTTCTATGAAACACTCCCTACGGAGATTCGGAAATTTACACCTCAGTATAAAG GTGTGGTGTCCGTGAGCTTTGAAGAAGACGAGGACGGGAATTTATGTCTAATAGCCTATCCCTTAAACGGGGACCAAGACAACTTGGAAAATGTAGACTATTCCGATTGCGTcgagacaaaaaataaatatctcaGGTGGACTAACAAGAAAGCTCTCATGTTGGAAAATGATAACATAACCAAGGAGAGAGTTCGACAGCACagaaaagaggagaaaatgaAAAG TCACAAACTAGATGAAGAATTTGAATGGTTAAAGAAGTCTGAAGTCTTATACTACAGTGTGGAGAAAAAAGGGAATGTTGGTTCACAGTTTAAGCACAACCCTTGGAGCATGAAATGCCACCAACAGCAGCTCCAACGCATGAAAGAAAATGCCAAACACAGAAACCAATATA AATTCATTCTTTTGGAAAATCTGACCTGCCGATATCAGGTACCGTGTGTCTTAGACCTGAAGATGGGAACTCGACAACATGGCGACGATGCAACCGAGGAAAAGAAGGCCAATCAAATTCGGAAGTGTCAGCAGAGCACGTCGGCAATTATCGGGGTCCGGGTGTGTGGAATGCAG GTCTATCAGACTGGTACTGGGCAGCTTATGTTCATGAACAAGTACCACGGCCGGAAACTTTCAGTCCAGGGTTTTAAAGAAGCACTTTACCAGTTTTTTCACAACGGGAGAAACCTGCGACGGGAACTGTTTGAACCTGTAATCAAAAAACTGACTGAACTTAAAATAGTTTTAGAAAAACAGGAGTCTTACCGATTCTATTCCAGTTCGCTTCTTATTATTTATGATGGGAAAGAGGTACCGGAAGTTCCCATGGACTCAGACCCCGAGGACTTGGACGATTTATCAGAGGAGTCGTCAGACGAATCAGCGGGAGCGTACGCTTACAAACCTTCGCCCAATAAGACCACCGCTAGCACTGTCGACGTCCGGATGATAGATTTTGCACACACGACCTGCAAGTTTTACGGGGAAGACAGCATTGTGCACGAAGGCCAGGACACCGGCTATATTTTTGGACTTCAGAATTTAATAGCAATTATTAAAGAAATTAGAGATGAACGTAGTGAATAA